From the genome of Neorhodopirellula lusitana:
GAAGCGGCTTCCGTCGCGATACCTTCCATCAAGTCACCATCGCTGCAGATCGCGTAGGTGTTGTAGTTGAACAGTGTCAGGTCATCGGTGTTGTAGTTGGCGGCGAGCCACTTTTCGGCCATCGCCATGCCAACGCTGTTGCTGACGCCGGCGCCCAATGGTCCGGTGGTGGTTTCGATGCCAGCGGCTTCGGCGTATTCAGGGTGGCCGGCACAAACGCTTCCGATTTGGCGGAACTTCTTGATGCTGTCCAGCGTGATCGATTCGCCACCGGTGGGGTTACCGTGAATGTCCGTGGCCTTGGTGCCGATCAGGTGCAGTGTGCTGTACAGCAACATCGATGCGTGACCACACGACAAGACGAACCGGTCGCGTCCGGGCCAGTGCGGCTTGGCGGGATCGTAATCCATCGCATTTTGGAATAACTGATACGCGACGGGTGCCAACGCCATCGGGGTTCCAGGGTGCCCGCTATTGGCGGTTTGCACAGCGTCCATGCTCAGAGCGCGAATGGTGTCGATCGCCAAAGTTTGAATGTCGGTGGAGGTCGCTGTCATCTGCCGCGCCGCTGGGTATCAGGGTGAAGAAATTACGTGAAAGAGTGCTTTTCGCCCGCAAATCAGGCAGCCAAAGGGTACCGGCGAAGAATCTCCAGGGGAAGGGCTGACGCAATCCCGCCCCAAGAATCTTGGCGAAACGTTGCCTTCGCAAAAAACGCCATTTGGGTCAAAAACCCCGCTGCAGCCCCGGCGTGATATCCAGATCCAACGTGGCGAATTGGCCTCGATCGATTTGTTTCCAGGCGATCGCGCCCATGACGGCGTTGTCCGTGCAAAGTTCCGGCGGAGCGATCACCAGCTGGAAACCATCCTGTTCTGCTGCGGCAGCAAAATCCCGCCGCAATCGACCGTTTGCCGCCACGCCCCCACCGATCAGCAACCGTTTCACGCCGTGCTGGCGAATCGCCTTGCGGCTTTTGCCAACCAGGGTATCGACCACCGCGGCCTCGAAAGAGGCACAAACGTCTGCCTTGGTCGAGTCATCCAGTTCAAGGGACGAAAAGTCTTGGCGTCCTGGCCCAACGATCGCGTAGCGAACGGCAGTTTTCAGGCCACTGAAGCTGAAGTCGAACGAGCCGTCATGCAGCTTGGATCGCGGGAAGTCATACGCCTTTGCGTTCCCGCGAGTCGCCCACCGCGAAACCTCCACGCCGCCGGGGAATCCCAACGACAACATCGCCGCCACCTTGTCGAACGCTTCGCCGGCCGCGTCGTCGATCGTGCCACCGAGGTACTGCAAATTAATGGGATCTTCGCACAAGTACAGCGTCGTGTGCCCACCGCTGACAATCAGACCGATCGCTGGGTACACACTTTCCCCCGACGGTTGGCTCAATTGGCACGCATACAGATGCGCGTGCAAATGGTTGATCGCGACCAACGGTTTTTGCCAGGCCAGAGCCAGCGATTTGGCCGCCACCACGCCAACGAGCAGTGAACCGGCCAGCCCTGGTCGATCGGCGACCGCGATCGCTTGCAAGTCTTCACCTTGCACGCCCGCCTGGGTCATGGCGGTATCGATGACTGGCAAGATGCGTTCCAGGTGCGCGCGAGCGGCAATCTCGGGGACGACCCCACCAAACCGCTCGTGCAGTTTTTCTTGGGTCGCGATGCACTCACCCAGCACGCGACCATCCCGAGTCACAACCGCTGCCGCGGTCTCGTCGCAGGTCGACTCAATCGCCAGCAGGATCTCATTTCCCGCTGAGAGAGATTCGGAGGGGGGATCTAAGGGCGAGCCT
Proteins encoded in this window:
- the tsaD gene encoding tRNA (adenosine(37)-N6)-threonylcarbamoyltransferase complex transferase subunit TsaD, whose protein sequence is MLLAIESTCDETAAAVVTRDGRVLGECIATQEKLHERFGGVVPEIAARAHLERILPVIDTAMTQAGVQGEDLQAIAVADRPGLAGSLLVGVVAAKSLALAWQKPLVAINHLHAHLYACQLSQPSGESVYPAIGLIVSGGHTTLYLCEDPINLQYLGGTIDDAAGEAFDKVAAMLSLGFPGGVEVSRWATRGNAKAYDFPRSKLHDGSFDFSFSGLKTAVRYAIVGPGRQDFSSLELDDSTKADVCASFEAAVVDTLVGKSRKAIRQHGVKRLLIGGGVAANGRLRRDFAAAAEQDGFQLVIAPPELCTDNAVMGAIAWKQIDRGQFATLDLDITPGLQRGF